Part of the Labrenzia sp. PHM005 genome is shown below.
CCTTGCTATGGATAGGCTTCAAGGGGATACTGATTTGGCTGTTTGAACGGCCCGGCGCGGGGATTTGAGCGCCGATGGGGATTTGCAATGAAGCTTCGCTGTCATGTCGCGTCTTGGGCGATGTCATGCGCGCTGGCCATTTTGCCGGCGATGCTGGTCCATGCTGGCCCGGCGATAGCGGCCAGCTGCAAAAGCCTCAGCTCCGAACTCTCCCGCCTTCAGTCGACTGCTGGTAGATCATCTTCAGGTTCCCAAAAGTGGCAATCAGCAAAACGTCAGCAGCAAAAAGCCCTGACTGCCGCAGAACGGGACCTTGGATATCTCGGGTGTTCCACAGCCTCCAACGCGCAGTGCAAGGCCTTGACGAAAAAGGTCAAACGGATGCGGTCCAATCTTGCTGCGATTGACAGGCAACTGACCAAATCTGGTGGTGCACCGGCCGGGACGAAAAAACGGATCCGGCAGATCCAGGCAGCTCTCAAACGACAAGGCTGCGGTGCAAAACCGGCAACCCGCAAGGCGTCGGTAAAACCAGATACCGGCGATGCCCCACGGTCGTTTCTGGCCCGGCTGTTCAATCCGCAACAAGCAAACAAAAAGCGGGAGACCGCTGCAGAAGTTACGGCAAGAAGCAACAGTGGTTCCGGTAGAAAGCGGCTGCGGCTGCCCTCCGGTGGAACTTTCCGGACCTTATGTGTGCGCACCTGTGACGGGTACTTTTTCCCGGTCAGTTTCTCGACCGGAAAACGGCAATTTGCCAATGATGCAGCTCGCTGCACGGAGATTTGTCCTGCCTCTGAAACCGAGCTCTATGTTTACAAGAACCCGGGCGGCGATTCGACCAAGATGATGTCGCTGGCAGGAACGCTTTATACCGATCAGCCCTTCGCATACCGCTACAAGACTGAATTTGTTGAAGGCTGCAGTTGCCGCCAGGCCGGTCAATCCAAATCCCGGTCCGCGTGGACGGAACTGAAAGCAGGCACACACTCAAAGAGCCGGATCTTTTTTGCAGATATCAGCAGCGGAATGCCGTCCGCTTCCACCAGCACAACCGTCCGTGCATTCGATGGTGCCGTCTCTGACCTGCCCTCGCCCTTGGCCCGCATTCCGCTGACCAAAGATCAGCTGCCATTTTATGAAGACCCCGACACGCTCGCCAATATGGAAAAGGGCTTTGATGTGACCGCAAGCCTTAGCAAGGTCTTCAAAAGACTGGAAAAATCGGTCGCAAGCAATTCACAATCCACGCCTACCGGCGAGCTGCCCTTGTTGCGCAGCCAAAGGGCAGCAGGAGACGGCGGCCTTGAGACCGCGTCAATCCCGCCAGTTTTCAAACCCGACGACCCGGGTTTCCGCCCGGCGCCGGACCGGGACGTCCCGGTTAGGGTAGTCGGTCCAGAATTTTTTGTCGCCCAATAAGCGGCAGCATATCCTTCATGTCTGGGCCGTGGTCGAGGCCTGTCAGAGCCCGGCGCAGCGGCATGAACAAGCCGCGTCCCTTGCGGCCGGTTTCCGCTTTCAAGGCAGATGTCCAGGCGCCCCAGGTGTCGGATGTGATGTCACCGTCCGGCAACATTTCTTTTGCCTTGGCGATGAAGTCCTGATCTTCGTCTTCAATTCGGCTTTCGACCGGACCACCGACAATTTGCCAGTAGCCCTTGGCGTCGGCAACGGTTTCGCAGTTGCCACGGATTGTCAGCCAGAAGGCTTCTCCGCCGCCAATGTCCAGGCCATCCAAACGGTTTTTGACCTGAGCGTAGGACATGTCATGGACGAGACGGGAATTGAGGCCCTTCAGGTCTTCCGGATCAAATTTCGCTGACGAGCGCGACACGCTGGTCAAATCGAATTTCTCCACCAATGCGTCCATGGTCGCGACGGCTTCAACGGCCTGGCTCGTTCCAGTCAGGACCGCAAGCGAACAGACGGACATGGCCTCAAAACCGGATTCGCGGAGAGAGCCGATTGACAGTGCGCCTTTGCGTTTGGACAGGCC
Proteins encoded:
- a CDS encoding DUF2865 domain-containing protein; amino-acid sequence: MKLRCHVASWAMSCALAILPAMLVHAGPAIAASCKSLSSELSRLQSTAGRSSSGSQKWQSAKRQQQKALTAAERDLGYLGCSTASNAQCKALTKKVKRMRSNLAAIDRQLTKSGGAPAGTKKRIRQIQAALKRQGCGAKPATRKASVKPDTGDAPRSFLARLFNPQQANKKRETAAEVTARSNSGSGRKRLRLPSGGTFRTLCVRTCDGYFFPVSFSTGKRQFANDAARCTEICPASETELYVYKNPGGDSTKMMSLAGTLYTDQPFAYRYKTEFVEGCSCRQAGQSKSRSAWTELKAGTHSKSRIFFADISSGMPSASTSTTVRAFDGAVSDLPSPLARIPLTKDQLPFYEDPDTLANMEKGFDVTASLSKVFKRLEKSVASNSQSTPTGELPLLRSQRAAGDGGLETASIPPVFKPDDPGFRPAPDRDVPVRVVGPEFFVAQ